In Treponema denticola, one genomic interval encodes:
- a CDS encoding LptF/LptG family permease → MKLIHRYLLKLFLPTFIAAILFFVLLLQLGDLFANIISYLQNEARFKDILKVMWLYLPKCIAYSIPLAILFAGSYTMGNLYAQNELTSIFSAGISLGQFTLPLLILGLCLSIGMIFFEDKIVIKYFYEKTQLSKKLLQEEESLDRQDLILLSELGKIVYTADYFNAESKTLSNTYIIVRDEYGNLSLIIKSSRIFWNEDRWTADNAEVYKFDEKNMVTYLNKIPDDIILSEAPANFQRNLSSVDEMKISEARAFIEALKKNGLPFYEALSKYHRRFSFPFTIFIVLFFSISLGGKFKKNILLMSILFSLGIATLFYVTEMVTMLCAKWEYISPLAGAWTPILIFFLLSIYLLRNSRT, encoded by the coding sequence ATGAAGTTAATTCACCGCTACTTACTAAAACTTTTTTTACCTACATTCATTGCTGCAATTCTTTTTTTTGTTTTACTTTTGCAGTTGGGTGATTTATTTGCAAATATAATCTCATATCTGCAAAATGAAGCAAGGTTTAAAGACATATTAAAAGTTATGTGGCTTTATCTTCCAAAATGTATTGCATATTCCATACCTTTGGCCATCCTTTTTGCAGGTTCATACACAATGGGGAATTTATATGCGCAGAATGAACTTACTTCAATCTTTTCAGCAGGGATATCATTAGGGCAATTTACCCTTCCCCTTTTAATACTAGGACTATGCCTTTCAATCGGAATGATTTTCTTTGAAGACAAAATAGTTATAAAATATTTCTACGAAAAAACGCAGCTTTCAAAAAAGCTTTTGCAAGAAGAAGAAAGTTTAGACAGACAAGATTTAATTCTCCTATCAGAGCTGGGAAAAATTGTTTATACGGCAGACTATTTTAATGCCGAAAGCAAAACTCTATCAAATACATATATAATAGTCCGGGATGAATACGGAAATCTTTCTTTAATCATCAAAAGCTCCCGTATATTTTGGAATGAAGACCGATGGACAGCGGATAATGCAGAAGTGTATAAATTTGATGAAAAAAATATGGTAACATATTTAAATAAAATTCCTGATGATATAATACTTTCAGAGGCACCTGCTAATTTTCAAAGAAATTTAAGTTCCGTAGATGAAATGAAGATATCTGAAGCTAGGGCATTTATAGAAGCTCTCAAAAAAAACGGCCTGCCCTTTTATGAAGCTCTTTCAAAATATCACAGGCGTTTTTCATTTCCATTTACAATTTTTATAGTCTTGTTTTTTTCGATTTCTTTGGGCGGCAAATTTAAAAAGAATATCCTACTGATGAGTATATTATTCAGTTTAGGAATAGCAACTCTTTTCTATGTTACGGAAATGGTAACTATGCTGTGTGCAAAATGGGAATACATTTCTCCCTTAGCCGGAGCATGGACCCCCATTTTGATATTTTTTCTTTTAAGTATTTATTTACTGCGTAATTCCCGCACTTAA
- a CDS encoding DUF308 domain-containing protein, producing the protein MSEKKLSYSMIFLAIAVMSTVLGIVCIFNPDSITRIIVTIVGISLIVYGFIEIYQFLSIKMNTFLVLGIILIGLGLFCLVNPSAVLGLIGLVLGLFLVCLGAIEIKKSFDLKRFGVKLWWLWLIFAGIVCLIGLSGLFNPASISGLFASLIGFGFLINGISSIWLFIILKDN; encoded by the coding sequence ATGTCTGAAAAAAAATTATCTTATTCTATGATCTTTTTGGCTATTGCAGTAATGTCTACGGTATTGGGAATTGTCTGTATATTTAATCCTGACAGTATAACAAGAATTATTGTAACTATTGTAGGTATTTCGTTAATCGTTTACGGCTTTATCGAAATTTATCAGTTTCTTTCAATCAAGATGAATACCTTTTTGGTATTGGGTATCATTCTTATAGGACTGGGTCTTTTTTGCCTTGTAAATCCAAGCGCCGTTCTTGGTCTTATCGGGCTAGTGCTCGGACTATTTTTGGTTTGTTTGGGAGCTATTGAGATCAAAAAGTCATTCGATCTAAAAAGATTCGGTGTGAAGCTGTGGTGGCTTTGGCTTATCTTTGCCGGGATTGTATGCTTAATAGGTCTTTCCGGCCTTTTTAATCCTGCAAGCATTTCAGGCCTCTTTGCAAGTTTGATAGGTTTCGGCTTTTTGATAAACGGGATAAGCAGTATTTGGCTTTTTATTATTCTTAAAGATAATTAA